ATCCAATATTATATGGCGGATTTCTTCCCCTATTAAAGTGCCTCCAGGTTCTCTTGTCATAATAAATTCTATGCCTTTATCTTTCAAGTAATCACTTAATAATTTTATAATTGTTGATTTACCTGAACCATCTGGCCCCTCTAAAGTTATAAACAGTCCTCTCACCTAAAAACTCCCCTTCTTATTCAAGTACAACTAATTTATCTTTATTATATCCCATTAGCCCTACTATTTCTATACCATTTTCCATTAAAAACACAATCTGGTCATATAACTCTTGTGTTATTTCCTCACCTGGTACCACCAATGGCACTCCTGGTGGGTATGGAATAATAGAAGCAGCGGATACTCTACCTATACTATCTTTTAACTCTATTTGCTTTTTACCGCTATGGTATGCTTCATATATAGGTTTCATAACCTTTGGTATTGGCATTTCAATGCTAACAGGCGTTATTTCATCATATGGTGCATTTTTTGCTAAATCTTCCACAGCAGCTATTAATTTTTCATAATCCTCTTCTTCATTCATAAAGGATGTTAAGGCTAATGCATAGTAATAGTCTGTCATCTCTAGTCTTATATTATATTTAGCATATAATTGTTTCTTTACTTGAGAGCCTTTCATTCCATCTATTCTAAATAATATCTTCGTATTATCTTTTGCAAATATGGTTTTATCATTTTCATCTCCAGTAAATACGAATACTCTATCAATTGCATTAAGCCTTTTTATAGTTTCTTCACATTTATCTATATTCCATTCCAATTTTTCCCTTGCTTCTTCAGTATCCATATATGCTGTTGCTATTTCATTTGATGCAGTGAAGAGATATGAAGGTGAAGTTGTTGTATATAATTGATACCTGTCTCTAAGTTTATTCAAATCTACTCTATCTGTTCCTACATGAATCATTGATGTCTGAGTAAAACTTGCTAGGGTCTTATGTGTGCTATGAATTACTATATCTGCACCACATGCTAAGGCTGGCTTAGGAAGTCTCTCTGAGAATGTCATGTGAGGTCCATGGGCTTCGTCTACCATTAATATTCTATTGTGTTTGTGAACTATATTTGCTATGGTCTCTAAATCAGAACATACTCCATAATAATTAGGATATGTTATGACCACTGCTTTAATTTTTTCATCTTCGGCTAAAATCTCATCTATTTTCTTTGGATCCAAACCTGTCATTACATGGTACTCTTCATTATAATTTGGATACATATATATAGGATTTAATCTATTTAATATCATAGAATTATATACTGCTTTATGACAATTTCTTTGAACTAGAATCTTATCTCCTGGTTTAGTTATTGTGGCTAAAGCTATATAAATGCTTCCAGTTGAGCCATTTACTGCATATTGAGTATACTTTGAACCAAATAATTTTGCTGCTAGTTCTTGGCTCTCTTGGATGATGCCCCGAGGGTCTAGCAAATTGTCCATGCCTTCTGTTTCTGTTGTGTCTATAAATGGTATATAGTCACCCCAATTAATTAGTGTATTTTTACCCTTATGTCCAGGCATATGGAAAAACACACTGTTTTCTTCCATTAATTTTTTTAGCGCATCAAATACGGGAGTTTTCATTCCCAGCCATCATCCTCCTAATAATTTTTCTATATCTTATCTATTATATATCACATTTTCAGATATATAAACCATTAATTTAAAAAAACTTTTTATAAAACCCTGTATTAATTTACAGGGTTTAGTTGATGGAGTTCAGATATGTAATATCCAAGCAAAATCCTTATTATATTTTTATACTGATCATAGGTTTCATCATATACAGATGTCCTTGATATCTCATCTAGGCATTCTTTGCAAACTATTTGACTTAGTAGATTTGTCTTCGATTTATTGCTTCCACATATCCTACAATACATATTAATCCACCCCTCACCATGATTCTATAATTGGATTATTACCTTGTTATATATATTTTATTCCCCTGAATTTATTTCGTGCTTGGCTATGAGTGAGATTGATATTTATATTTTTCTATAGGAAAACCCATATAAAAAAACTCATATGGGTTTAATTTTCCCACAGGGAGAATCACCTGTGCCTTTACTATTGGGGGTACTGCTGTGGTATTAAGCGTATTTCTTGATTG
This genomic interval from Tissierella sp. contains the following:
- a CDS encoding aminotransferase class I/II-fold pyridoxal phosphate-dependent enzyme, whose product is MKTPVFDALKKLMEENSVFFHMPGHKGKNTLINWGDYIPFIDTTETEGMDNLLDPRGIIQESQELAAKLFGSKYTQYAVNGSTGSIYIALATITKPGDKILVQRNCHKAVYNSMILNRLNPIYMYPNYNEEYHVMTGLDPKKIDEILAEDEKIKAVVITYPNYYGVCSDLETIANIVHKHNRILMVDEAHGPHMTFSERLPKPALACGADIVIHSTHKTLASFTQTSMIHVGTDRVDLNKLRDRYQLYTTTSPSYLFTASNEIATAYMDTEEAREKLEWNIDKCEETIKRLNAIDRVFVFTGDENDKTIFAKDNTKILFRIDGMKGSQVKKQLYAKYNIRLEMTDYYYALALTSFMNEEEDYEKLIAAVEDLAKNAPYDEITPVSIEMPIPKVMKPIYEAYHSGKKQIELKDSIGRVSAASIIPYPPGVPLVVPGEEITQELYDQIVFLMENGIEIVGLMGYNKDKLVVLE
- a CDS encoding sigma factor G inhibitor Gin → MYCRICGSNKSKTNLLSQIVCKECLDEISRTSVYDETYDQYKNIIRILLGYYISELHQLNPVN